Below is a genomic region from Papaver somniferum cultivar HN1 unplaced genomic scaffold, ASM357369v1 unplaced-scaffold_31, whole genome shotgun sequence.
TGTTGTGTTTGTGTCATTTGTGTGTACGCTTACTTCGTCATAGTTTTTCCTGGGGGTGTTATCGTTTGCTTGTATATGTTGGACATGGGGTTGTGCATCTCTATTATGTCTTTTTCCCATGTCTGATGTCTTACCGATTTCTCTTCTTTTCCTGTTTGCGAGTCGCCTACTCCTCCTTATTGCTATGAGATGTTTTATTCTCACCATTTCAGCACCTGTAATTTTATTCCGATATATAATATAGTAAATCCTTTCCAAATCTAAGAGGACGATTGTAAAATAATTAACGCTGTTCAATACTTATAACAACTTGTGGAAAGCTCGATAATGCCAGAAAACTCAAAACCCTTTTGCAGTTCTAAGTTTTATGATAGCATAGATCTTTAAAATTGTCAAATCCCTTGGAAAAAGTTTACTTGAGCATCTGTTGGTACTGAAACAAGCTGTTGTTTTAGGAAAAAGTAAGACGAACAGTGAGAAAATCAAGACAAACGATCTAAAATATTTCAAAAACTTCACAGGTGAGGAATAACCCTCTTACTCATCCGAATTGTTTCtatgcgccaaaatgtagttgcaggaaatcctacaagcTGCACCCAAATGATCTCATGAAATAAATCTAAGACATAATGAAGAAAACTCTAAGTATTGATATTAAGAACATGAATTTTCACAAatacaatatggagaaacccTAACTTGGAGAGCAATTAACTTTTCCCTCTCTTAAATTCCTCACACAAACTTTCAAAAAGATCTCTCACTCGTATAATGGTTTCTAGTCCCTTATATAGGAGGTTACACAGTGgaagacagctaataaagcctttTATTTTGGATCTGAGAGGGCGATATATATAATGGTATTCGTCTTGTAATCGTTGCATCTTTCTTCGGGTGTTTTGTGTGATTCATATGACATCATTGGGTTTGTCAGTAGTGACGTAATGGGATTGTGTTCTTCGCCTTTGGAATCATGTTGCCAAATGACTTTCCCGCATTGTTATTGGTTGAGCGATATTTTGTATCCACGTATCACTTTTACTGAAACCGAGTTACTTATCTTTGGCCGTCTGGATTATACCCATAAGGAGAGTCTTGGCACTAATCATTGCCGAGTTATTGGTTTTCCTAATCTATTTGCTATTAGTAGGACTAGATTTGTAGACTCGATACTATATTGGCAGTGGCACAGAATGAAAAATGATGGGaacttttattcatttttttccaatttttggCTATCGATCGATCACATTGAAACATATACACAAATTTAACTACGATCCACTTGCTGCTCGACATTCCAGCGCCGTTGCAGCTGAATCTACATGACCAAGCAAGCAACCGTAAATTTTCCGCTTCAGACGATCAACAGTTTCTACCAGTACATCATTATCCAACACAGCTTTGGCTCTTACTTGATCCAACCAATCATTTGCGTACTTTAGTTGTGATAATACTAACGCAATATGGTCATCTGAAGATTCCGGATTTCGACCTGTTTTGGCACCATTACTTCGTTTCTTATCACTTGTCTCTGCACGAAATCCGTTACTTAATGAATCCTCTAAGAATTTCAAGAACCATACTTGTGATTCCTTCATGAAAATTTCCTTCATTTCTTGGATCTCTTTTGTACTTCCTCCTTTGGACCACTCCAATTTTGCGTTCTCACTCAACTCCATTGAAGATTTTGTACACTTGACCACGTTTTTGTTATGCGTTTGTGAAACCTTTTGACCGCGGTTTTCTTGAGCATGTGATGATTTCGTAGAGACCTGAGAAGACTTCATCTCCTTTTCCATTGATGCTAAGTGTGGTTGTTCGATAAGTTGGTACAGGGAGAAGAACTTAGATAAGGAGAGATGAGGCTCATCCGTTGAAGCAGATTTGCTATGATCCGCAAACATACTGAAACATGCATATTTTGGCATGAGAAATTTATATATGCGAATGGAAACATGCTCTGACGCGTTATTGCCACGTAAAATGGGCCATCATACATGTTTGGAGTCGAAAGAAATGCTTAATTACCTGAGGCACTTGACTAAAGCTGCCGATAAAGATGCTTCTTTCTGAGCTTCTATTGCTACCAAAGAAGCTAAGTTTCTCCTTCTAAGCACCCCCTTGTTATAAAATACATAAACAGTCAAAATCAGTTCGAAACAAATGATTTTACAACTTAAGTCCGTACACACAGCCAAATATGCTATGGATTGAGAACTTCAGAATACATTGTAGAGAATTTATACCTTTCCAGGCTTGACCAAGTTTCCAGGTAAAGAATCCCAAGATATGTTATCTTGTGTTTGAATTTTAGACCTGCTACTTGGGAAAGAATGCAAGTTATTAGAGCTCTTTTGTTTAGCTACCGGATTCTTCTTATTTGAATTTTTCGACCTTTCCTTGATGTTGGCTCCAACAATCTCTTGCTTTGCTTTAGGTGCATCCAGGGAGTGAGTACGGGAAGGTGTTGGATGAGGCGTCTGGCAGTGTACCTGatctgtatgttcttctttggtCAATGACGTACCGCTCTTTTTAATCCCTACTCCCCCATTCTCAGTTACATTAGTCTTCACAGTGGCAGCAGAATCGACTCCGGTTCTTCTGGAGTTTGAATGAAAGTTTGAACTAGGACTAGAACTAGAAACCCCCTGCATATATCTAGATGCAACACCTACCTTCTCCTCTTTGATTATAATTCTATGCCTTGGACTCTCCTGTTTTGCCTCCAACATTTCATCAGGTTTCGAATTTTTCCCTTCAGAATCAACTGATGCTATCGGATTCTCCGTAGGAACTGACATTTGCATTAAATCCTTTGGGTTTCCAATAAATGGGTGTCTTCCAGGAAGTGGTCTTACACCAACAAGAACAGGAACCGGTGTTCCGGGTTGAATTTGCTCAATATAAAAAAACTGACCAAGTTGCAACTTATTCATTAAGATGAGTTCATTATCTTCTTCAGACAACGAAACATACGTCGAATGCGAAGAATCTGAAACCTTTATGAAGAAACCATGGTTTGGGAATAATTCAGATCCTGTTAATGCAGGAACTATACTAATCACTTGTAGTAAAACTGACCGGTATTCCCCGCGAATCCTTGTGTTTGTATTTACAGTTTGTAGAAGCTTTAGTAGTACACCAGGTATCAGCGACGCCATTTTTGTCACGCTTTATCTTCGGCAAAATCGGAATTGTAGCAATCTGCATTCATGCTCATTTTCAACATTCAACCAACAATATGAACTTGTGATCAAGAATTCTAGAGAAACATGAATATATACGCGCTAAATTATACGTATCGATAGAAACATGATAAAATCCAGACCAACATGTAAAAGAATGCAGGATCAAACAGTTCATAAAGATGGCAAGAACATATAAAAATGAatagaaaaaaaaaggagagtaCCTGTAAAATGGAGGAAGAGAGACCCTATTGAGATTTAGAAGAAGTTGTCAGTTTAGGTGATGATTACTCAACATCTCTTTTGATGTACTTTAGCAACTTTGGTAGCTTTGCAGTGCAGGAAAGGTAACAATCATCTAAGCTAAATAGTGCCTTTCAAGCTAAGGACACAACATCAAACACCCAACTTACTTATAAAGTGACTGAAATATCCATAACTTAAGACACCTTTTATTTGCAAAATTCAATGGAAACTTTTGAGTATTAGCTTGATAATTTTATGCACCGACGTTTAAAAAGTGAAGATCAATGGCCTTAAAGTTTAGAGATATGATGTTGGTTGTGTAGGGTTCTGATTTAGGTTCAACGAAAACGACTTCGACGTTACACAAGAAGGGGAGGATCAGTGGTCGCCATCTTATGATCCTCGTACATACTTGGATAAGTTCTCACATTCACGGCTCAAATGGTCAGAATGCCTTGAAGTGTTAGTTGAGCAATAGCCATGTCCACTTCAAACTACACAACTATATGTCAGATGCCTGAACTAATTTTCTGTTGAATGTATATGCCAAACCGCTGCTGCAGTAAAGTGCAAAAAAACCTTGGGAAGATCTCGTTTAAAACCTTTAATGAATGGGAATACCCCCTAAAAATCAATAAACCTGATATTTCAAAATCAACTTATACACCAATTGGCGGAATTTACGCTCGATATATATATACTACAAATTTTAACACAAAACTGGAAAGACATGcaaaagaaagtgaaaaaaaaaagtaactgattaaatcaCAAGGAAATGTAAAGACAACAAGTGACGAGTCCACAATGGCAAGGATAAGAAGAAtagataaaatatatatatatatatatatatatatgtactttGTCTGATACTTGGGTAATGCCTCGCCACTTTCACATCCTGACTTCAAAATGATCACTGAATGATCAAGGATTAAGCTTCTGAACCCTCCTTATTGGCTGGACATCTCATGAAAAAACACTAGATCTAGGATTCTTACAGCTGTGGTTACCTAGGCTTTGATTCACTTCCTTTGCTTCGGAAAGACGAAAGTGAGAAGAATGATGACTTAGGCGCTGCAAATTCATTATCAGCacgatttcagtcaaagatttcAAAAACATGTTTTAAGTTGTTTCTTTGTCTAAATCAACACTATGTTTTCTTCATAGACCAGTGTTCAGAGTAGGTCAAGACTAAAGAAGGCATCACCACTTTTATGACTCGATTGGAACTTTACCtcacaggaaaaaaaaaatgtaaataaagaaataaataaaacaaaaaatatccAGATCAAATCACCTTTTAGAGAACTTCCTGAAAGATGATCATCCCTCAGTCTGAAATGTGCTGGAGCATTTGGGATTGAGCGTAATGCTTGAACTGCAGAAGAAAACAACAAAGTGCCTGTAAGCAAATTGAGAAGAACCCACCCGCACAACTGGTTTGTCTTTATTCATGGTAAATGATATATAACATTGTGGGAAGAAAGAAACTGTGCATGTGAAAGAGATCCTATGCAGATGACGTGCTAAAATTTAAGAGGGTCAAAGTTGCTACATGCATTACTGAGGTCTGAGGTTATAAAATGAAACGAGTTAACTTTGTGTGGTAACACTACCCTAACGATATTATATAGCCAGAAGGAAGAAACCGACATATATAACAACTTCATACGAAGAGTCCTAATCTCATCTGAAGTCGTGAAACTTAGTTTGATATGATAGTTCATATATAGCCATGTGATAGTAATGACGTGAAGGGAAGGAAGATACCTTGTTCGTTGAAAAGATCGCCATCATTCAAAACATCATGTGATAAGCCCATTCTTGACTTCCTGAGATCTTCCGATGATCTGTTTGTAAAATCCCGaccatcatcagtatcatcatcaCCTTCAGAAGTTGTTGCAGAGATCCAATCTACCAGACTTTCTGTCCCTCGGCTTTTCCTCCCAAACTTCAGTAAGCGCTTAAACCCTTTTGCAACATCCTTCCGTGATTGATGATTCAAAGAGTTGGCCACAACAACTGGTTGAGCACTACCCCATTTCTTCCTCATTCGAGCTGCATCAGCCTCCATTTGAGCAAGAGACTGAGAATTCCATGAAGCAGGGCTCCCAACTGGAGAGTCCATAGATGCATCAACATCTGACGACTCATGTATGTAGGAGAATGGATGATGTGCATGTGAATTCCATGATACAGGGCTTTCACTTGGTGAATCTTGCATTTGTCCTAATGAAGTATGAAATTTGGAAGGCAAAGCCAATTCAGCTACTGAATCGCGATCCACTTGGCAAAATGATCGGAGGACCTCGTCATCTCCCAACTCTGGATGATCGTTGGACTGTTCTGATTCTTTAGTTATTTCCAGTTTCTCATCATCCGAGTCACTCAAATAACTTAGAGCCTTCAGATCACCATCAACCAATTCTGTTTCAAATTCTTGCTCTTCGTCCTCTTCATTAACCATTTCCATCGCTGAACCTTCCAGCTGATCTTCTAAGTCATCATACTCGTCTTCGATTTTCAATATATCGGGCCCAGCCGAAGCTTTCATCTTTACAACACCTGCTCCAGAACCAGGACCAATACCATTACCCTTCTTAAGGAAGGGTTTGGACTCACCCTTCTTTGAAACTCTGTTGTAAATGCTATGCTCAGTCTGAGCATTGAGAGGTGAAGACAGGTCTTTCAATTCACTGGGAGCTGCAATGCTTTTTCTCATTGACTGGCAGCGCGGCTTATCGTCTTTGATAAGCTGTGAGCCTTCGATTGTGCTCTTACTGCGACTATAATTTCTAGCTTGTGTTCTGTTGGCTGTTTTGGTAGCTCCCAGTGACGGCTTCGTGTTTTCCTTTCTGAAGTCAGAGAAATTGGGAACCGACTGAGCAAGAGGATTGTCTGGTTGGGCCCTTCGCCTTCCAGAATTAGAGTTGGTCGATTTGGTTGATGATCGTGGAACTGGTACTGTTGATATTCGAGAAGTGGAGGAAGACTGATTTCTATTGGGTAAATGTTTCTTGGATTGGACAGATCTCGAGGAACCATCTCGAACAAATGTCTCACTGAATGATCCATCTTGTTCATACTGAGTATTTTCAGAAGATTCAGAAAGAATTTCATCCATATCAGCAGAGAAATCTAATGCCTGCTCTTCGAAAAAGAAAACTCAACAGTGTTATCTCCAATTATGA
It encodes:
- the LOC113341723 gene encoding uncharacterized protein LOC113341723 isoform X1, with product MASLIPGVLLKLLQTVNTNTRIRGEYRSVLLQVISIVPALTGSELFPNHGFFIKVSDSSHSTYVSLSEEDNELILMNKLQLGQFFYIEQIQPGTPVPVLVGVRPLPGRHPFIGNPKDLMQMSVPTENPIASVDSEGKNSKPDEMLEAKQESPRHRIIIKEEKVGVASRYMQGVSSSSPSSNFHSNSRRTGVDSAATVKTNVTENGGVGIKKSGTSLTKEEHTDQVHCQTPHPTPSRTHSLDAPKAKQEIVGANIKERSKNSNKKNPVAKQKSSNNLHSFPSSRSKIQTQDNISWDSLPGNLVKPGKGVLRRRNLASLVAIEAQKEASLSAALVKCLSMFADHSKSASTDEPHLSLSKFFSLYQLIEQPHLASMEKEMKSSQVSTKSSHAQENRGQKVSQTHNKNVVKCTKSSMELSENAKLEWSKGGSTKEIQEMKEIFMKESQVWFLKFLEDSLSNGFRAETSDKKRSNGAKTGRNPESSDDHIALVLSQLKYANDWLDQVRAKAVLDNDVLVETVDRLKRKIYGCLLGHVDSAATALECRAASGS
- the LOC113341723 gene encoding uncharacterized protein LOC113341723 isoform X2; translated protein: MQIATIPILPKIKRDKNGVADTWCTTKASTNCKYKHKDSRGIPVSDSSHSTYVSLSEEDNELILMNKLQLGQFFYIEQIQPGTPVPVLVGVRPLPGRHPFIGNPKDLMQMSVPTENPIASVDSEGKNSKPDEMLEAKQESPRHRIIIKEEKVGVASRYMQGVSSSSPSSNFHSNSRRTGVDSAATVKTNVTENGGVGIKKSGTSLTKEEHTDQVHCQTPHPTPSRTHSLDAPKAKQEIVGANIKERSKNSNKKNPVAKQKSSNNLHSFPSSRSKIQTQDNISWDSLPGNLVKPGKGVLRRRNLASLVAIEAQKEASLSAALVKCLSMFADHSKSASTDEPHLSLSKFFSLYQLIEQPHLASMEKEMKSSQVSTKSSHAQENRGQKVSQTHNKNVVKCTKSSMELSENAKLEWSKGGSTKEIQEMKEIFMKESQVWFLKFLEDSLSNGFRAETSDKKRSNGAKTGRNPESSDDHIALVLSQLKYANDWLDQVRAKAVLDNDVLVETVDRLKRKIYGCLLGHVDSAATALECRAASGS